Below is a genomic region from Lycium ferocissimum isolate CSIRO_LF1 unplaced genomic scaffold, AGI_CSIRO_Lferr_CH_V1 ctg3001, whole genome shotgun sequence.
TAGCCTTATTTTATACCAccttgagggtggaataactaatcccgggataacttatcccgggattagttatccagGATAGGTTGTTTCCCAACAACGAGCCCTAAAGCTATACTAGTACCATGGAGCTAACAAAGTCCAAAAAACTGTTCATGCTATTAACAGGAGTAAGAAAATTCTAGCTAAACAAAAAAACTAAGCATTTAGCCTTCAGCAAATGTGTTGGAGTTGATAACCCATCAAAACACCCGGTTTCTTTCATTCCATACGACCCAAAAGATGACTGCTGGAATCATTTCCCAGACCTTCTTGATGGTTTTGTCAACTCTCCAAAAAATCCAGCTAGTGTGTCAGTTGTGGTGAATGGTATTTAACCTATTTGGAATTATGTGGTCAATGCCTGATTGCCTGCTAAAATCAAGAATGTGAAAAAGTTGTATAGCATGGGATATAGCCCCCTCATCTATCATGTGGTTCTTGGGAGGGAAAGGAACATGTGAGTTTTTGTGGATGTTCAAATGGTTTTGTATGGATGAGGACCTGTCTTTTCTTTCTAGATAATTTTTGGTGGACCCACGAGGTTCCTATTAGTATAGATCATTTTTTATTAACCATATCTTTCAGTAGGTTGTCTACCCTTTTTTCTTCAAGTAATGGATTCATTGATATATTTCAGAAAACTCCGGTATGCAAGTTTTATACCAAAGCTGGTAGACATACATCAAAACATGTCAGTTCTCTACTTCTGTTGCTATTTATATACTGAAGGTTTTTTTtctatttgtaagaaaaaaactaataaaattataacTTTATCAGAGAAAATTGGTCACAAGTCCTTCTCCAACAACCCCATATTCTAATTAACAATCGACTACACCTCAACAAAAGTAGCTGAAGTTGGTTACAAGAATCATTTATATCCATTCCGCGGGTCCATTTCATTACAATTATATTTTTGTAATCTTGTAAAGGCAAATCAAGGAGTTCCCCAAGACTAGATATTTCTAAATCTCACAGTTCCCTCTCCAAGATCAAAAAGTATCTAATAAGAACAAAAGACTCCTGACAAACACCAAGTGTAATATAAATgtaaaagcaacaaaaaaagTCTTAATCCCAACTAGCTACCATCATCCATACAAGTCATTTACTTGCAATGCTTCTATTCTTAGCTAAGTCTATATCTTCCGCCTTGATTTCTACTTTCTAGGCTTTTTGAGACAATTTCCCGATTATGATATTACGTCTACCTCATCCTATTTTACCACCTTCAATTGTCATATTGATGCACTTACAGATTGGTCCATATTGAGTTCTACATAGGACATGGCAAAACCATCTGAAGTGACCTTTTAATTTATGCTCTATTTATGCTATTGCACACACTATCGGTATCGGAAATGATACACTTTTAATCTTGTATGACCGCACATTCATGTTAACATTTGCATTGCAACAACATTCACCGTATAGCTGTGACCAATATGAATAACTACAATGAAATAAAACAGATGTGACCAACATGGACAACTAcagttttctttttgttgataAGTACATGAATAACTACAAGTTCCAGTAAACTTACCGGTATATGCTCCATTCTTCTCATAGTCTTTAATGAAGTGCACGATTACAGGTGTTGGGATGACATAACCAATATTCTCCACAGCTTCATGTTTAAGGGACTGAAATGCGATACCTACACAATTTCCTTTATCATTAAAAGCAGGCCCACCAGAATTTCCAGAATTTATAGCTGCATCAATCTGCAAACTAACAACATTTGTCAGATACCAGAGCAAATACGGAAAGAACGTTACAATAATTCATGAGTGAAAATTGATATACCTGGAGCCCCAAAAGTTCCGTAGAGCCATGAACATAAGATAATATCTCTATGCGTGAAACAACACCACTTGTGACAGATATTGTATCACCCCCAATTGGATAACCTACTACTGTGACACCATCTTGAAGGGCTGGCAAATCCCCAAATTCGACAGGTGAGACCCCCTCCCAGAACTCATCGTCATCCACAGTCAGCAAAGCTGTAGCACCACAAAATCCAAATTAACAGTGTATCAAAGGCTATTTACAAGAATGATGTACTACCAGAAGCTGCTACATAAAGCCTAGCAcagtataaattattaattcacGTTGGTGGCAGTATTATCATTCGAGTGCAATCATTAGGCCCCACCTAATACAAAATACTCCCTCAGTCTGAATTTGTATGACATTTCCGATTCTGGACACCCCAAAATGTTCTAACATCATAACATTTTTATACTTTGACAATTCAGTCAAAATAACTTTTCAGCCATTACTGTAATATTACACCTCTAACATCCATATAGAACCAAACAGTATGATGGCAAAAGGTACAAAGGGAGAAGAATATATACTTTAAGAAAGGCTCACCAATATCACATTCAGTTCCAATAGCGAGGACAGTGGCAACATACTTAGTATCAGAGCCTCTCTTCTTCAACTTAACCTGAGTGTAATGCTCAACAGAGTGTGCATTAGTGAGAACCCTTCTTCCTTTAATAACAAACCCACTACTACTCGAACTATACTGTCGCTTCCGCTGCCAAGGAAGGGAATAATTGGGTTCAGTGTGAACACAAAACACCTTCACTACAGCATCCATCGCTGGGGAGGTAACAGCAGCAGCACCATTTGCCTCAGGGGCAATAAGAGACGCTACCCCATTGGGTTTATTATCTCGTGTTGGGGAGGTGACCTTTAGGGTTTTTCCATTTTCAGGGTTGATGTTTTGGGGTAGATTAGGGGTTTTGCGAGGGCGACCACGGCGGGGGCGTTGGGAAGTGGAAGTAGGAGGAGGGGGTGGGTGGATGAGCTCAACATTACTGACTGAGAAAACGACGTCGTCTATGTCAATGTCTATGTGGGGTGAAGGAATGTCTTCTGCTGTTGAAGGAGGGGGATCTGATTTGGGCTTTCTTCCTCGTTTTCGTTTGTTCACACCTGCCATTGTGAGATGGAGAGGGATGAAGAAGACAAGGGAGctaattttgtttttgtattGCTGGGCGGGGAAATTGTTTGATGAATGAAGGACGACACCTCGTCTTCTATGTccgaaaaaatgaaagaaaaaagaaactgcCTTCGATCCATTTTACTTACTCGTTGTGTTCATTAAAAGTAGACGGTCTAAATAATTGTCATTAAATTAAGATATAATTAGCTGTTAT
It encodes:
- the LOC132043912 gene encoding protease Do-like 9, whose product is MAGVNKRKRGRKPKSDPPPSTAEDIPSPHIDIDIDDVVFSVSNVELIHPPPPPTSTSQRPRRGRPRKTPNLPQNINPENGKTLKVTSPTRDNKPNGVASLIAPEANGAAAVTSPAMDAVVKVFCVHTEPNYSLPWQRKRQYSSSSSGFVIKGRRVLTNAHSVEHYTQVKLKKRGSDTKYVATVLAIGTECDIALLTVDDDEFWEGVSPVEFGDLPALQDGVTVVGYPIGGDTISVTSGVVSRIEILSYVHGSTELLGLQIDAAINSGNSGGPAFNDKGNCVGIAFQSLKHEAVENIGYVIPTPVIVHFIKDYEKNGAYTGFPILGVEWQKMENPDLRLSMGMKPDQKGVRIRRIDPTAPESMMLMPSDVILSFDGVDIANDGTVPFRHGERIGFSYLVSQKYSRDNAAVEVLRRNSEILNFNIKLATQMRLIPAHNKGRPPSYYIIAGFVFTTVSVPYLRSEYGKDYEYEAPVKLLDKLLHEFRQSPDEQIVVVSQVLVADINIGYEEIVNTQVLAFNGEPVKNLKSLASMVEKCNDEFLKFDLEYQQVVVLQTKTAKSATSDILTTHCIPSAMSEDLRA